One window of Robiginitalea biformata HTCC2501 genomic DNA carries:
- a CDS encoding HupE/UreJ family protein → MENFWMYGELGFLHVLDPQGYDHVLFLTALALPFTYRYWKRVFWLATLFTVSHCLSLALAAYGVVDADAGWVEFLIPLTILLTALFNLLLTGAGPDRQAAFRVHLVSTGLFGLIHGLGFSNYFRMLMSGESEKTGPLLGFALGIEAAQLLVLVVVLGVTYLVVERLRAPTAWYIRLASLAIVGISTALLIGAWPL, encoded by the coding sequence ATGGAGAATTTCTGGATGTACGGGGAATTGGGGTTCCTGCATGTGCTGGACCCGCAGGGCTACGACCACGTGCTTTTTCTGACGGCCCTGGCCCTGCCGTTTACCTATCGCTACTGGAAGCGGGTGTTCTGGCTGGCGACGCTCTTTACGGTGTCCCATTGTTTGTCCCTGGCCCTGGCCGCATACGGGGTGGTGGATGCGGATGCCGGATGGGTGGAGTTTCTGATCCCGCTGACCATTCTGCTGACCGCCCTGTTCAACCTGCTGTTGACGGGCGCCGGCCCGGACCGGCAGGCGGCTTTCCGGGTGCACCTGGTTTCCACCGGGTTGTTCGGGCTCATCCACGGCCTGGGTTTTTCCAATTACTTCCGGATGCTGATGTCCGGGGAGTCCGAGAAAACCGGCCCGTTGCTGGGGTTTGCCCTCGGGATCGAAGCGGCCCAGTTGCTGGTCCTGGTAGTGGTGCTGGGGGTTACCTATCTGGTGGTGGAGCGGCTGCGCGCCCCTACTGCCTGGTATATCCGTTTGGCCAGCCTGGCCATTGTGGGGATTTCCACCGCGCTGCTGATCGGGGCATGGCCCTTGTGA
- a CDS encoding PA0069 family radical SAM protein: MSHPEREIRKGRGAQSRQANRFEALQEQPLEDFLEHQRISGESEKVRTGYLRVHPKTIVNKVSSPDVGMSYSMNPYQGCEHGCVYCYARNSHEYWGYGPGLDFESKILVKENAPALLDRFLKRSSWKAAPIVLSGNTDCYQPAEREFGITRACLEIFHRYRHPVGIITKNALVLRDMDLLTELHADGLVGVNISVTSLDESTRRLLEPRTASIAKRLETIRKLSDAGIPVNAMLAPIIPGINSHEVMDMARAVADAGARSFGFTVVRLNGAIAGIFTEWLHRAMPDRAGKILSQIRACHGGSLNDSRFGIRNKGEGAVASQIHQLAAIARKKYFAGRKFPELNTSLHAAHKSGQWELF; this comes from the coding sequence CCCGCCAGGCAAACCGCTTTGAGGCCCTTCAGGAGCAGCCCCTGGAGGATTTTCTGGAGCACCAGCGGATCAGCGGGGAATCCGAGAAGGTCCGCACCGGCTACCTGCGCGTCCACCCAAAAACCATCGTCAACAAGGTTTCCAGCCCGGATGTGGGCATGTCCTACAGCATGAACCCCTACCAGGGTTGCGAACACGGATGCGTCTACTGTTATGCGCGGAACTCCCACGAGTACTGGGGGTACGGGCCCGGCCTGGATTTTGAAAGCAAGATCCTCGTCAAGGAAAACGCCCCGGCCCTGCTGGATCGTTTCCTCAAACGCAGTTCCTGGAAGGCGGCCCCCATCGTACTTTCCGGGAATACGGATTGCTACCAGCCTGCTGAAAGGGAGTTTGGGATCACTCGCGCCTGCCTGGAAATATTCCATCGCTACCGCCACCCCGTGGGCATCATCACAAAAAACGCACTGGTACTCCGGGACATGGATTTGCTCACGGAACTACATGCCGACGGTTTGGTGGGGGTCAATATTTCGGTGACATCCCTGGACGAATCCACCCGCAGGTTGCTGGAACCCCGCACCGCGAGTATTGCGAAACGGCTGGAAACGATCCGCAAACTATCCGATGCGGGCATCCCCGTCAACGCGATGCTCGCCCCGATCATCCCGGGGATCAACAGCCACGAGGTAATGGACATGGCCCGAGCGGTTGCCGATGCAGGAGCCCGCTCTTTCGGGTTTACGGTGGTACGTCTCAACGGGGCCATCGCCGGAATCTTTACGGAATGGCTCCATCGGGCAATGCCGGACCGGGCCGGGAAAATCCTCTCCCAGATCCGCGCCTGTCACGGCGGCAGCCTGAATGACAGCCGTTTCGGTATCCGCAACAAGGGGGAAGGGGCCGTTGCATCCCAGATCCACCAGCTGGCCGCGATTGCACGGAAAAAATACTTCGCGGGGCGCAAATTCCCGGAACTCAACACCTCCCTGCACGCAGCGCATAAAAGCGGGCAGTGGGAGCTCTTTTAA
- a CDS encoding TerB family tellurite resistance protein: MIKWFGAFVGYLFLRLPGAIIGFLIGSLIDGASRSGGTVFTDFTRQKVSPADFELNLLSLCSIVIKADGRVSQQELDYVRQYFLATYGKEKANAIFRTFNEVIKKREISGQRICAYLNQRTRYEVRLQLVHFLFGIAQADGHVSEAEIRKLRELAGYLQIGATDFESIMAMFVESADNAYKILEIERTATDEEVKKAYRNMAKKYHPDRVNTQDEAIKRGAEEKFKEVQKAYEAIQQERGI, from the coding sequence ATGATCAAATGGTTTGGCGCTTTCGTCGGGTACCTCTTCCTCCGGCTGCCGGGGGCCATTATCGGGTTCCTGATCGGGAGCCTGATAGACGGGGCCAGTCGCAGCGGCGGGACGGTGTTTACCGATTTTACCCGGCAAAAGGTATCCCCGGCCGACTTTGAGCTGAACCTGTTGTCGCTCTGCTCCATCGTTATCAAGGCGGATGGGCGCGTGAGCCAGCAGGAACTCGACTACGTGCGCCAGTATTTCCTCGCCACCTACGGGAAGGAGAAGGCCAATGCCATTTTCAGGACGTTTAACGAGGTCATCAAAAAACGGGAAATTTCCGGCCAGCGGATCTGCGCCTACCTGAACCAGCGGACGCGCTATGAGGTGCGGTTGCAACTGGTCCACTTCCTGTTCGGGATCGCGCAGGCGGACGGGCACGTGAGCGAGGCGGAAATCCGCAAACTCAGGGAGTTGGCGGGATACCTGCAAATAGGGGCCACGGATTTTGAAAGCATCATGGCGATGTTTGTCGAATCTGCGGACAACGCCTATAAAATCCTGGAGATTGAACGCACTGCCACGGACGAAGAGGTGAAAAAGGCCTACCGGAATATGGCCAAAAAGTACCATCCGGATCGGGTCAACACCCAGGACGAGGCCATCAAGCGCGGGGCCGAAGAAAAATTCAAGGAGGTGCAGAAGGCCTATGAGGCCATCCAGCAGGAACGGGGAATTTAA
- a CDS encoding HD domain-containing protein: MTDAEFVEQTIDYVRSELDGAEGGHDWFHTQRVFRNTLLIAKDEKVNILIVSLAALLHDVADSKFHDGDEDAGPKKADAFMRKIGVPQAIRTHVVQIIRNISFKNSLEKNKKPFTSDELFVVRDADRLDAIGAIGIARAFNFGGYKGRKLYDPEIAPRVKMSKAEYKKSDGPTLNHFYEKLLLLKDRMHTDTGKRLAEKRHAFMLEYLEEFYREWNGTA; this comes from the coding sequence ATGACCGATGCAGAATTTGTAGAACAGACCATTGACTATGTCCGGAGCGAACTCGATGGGGCCGAAGGCGGCCACGACTGGTTCCACACCCAGCGGGTATTCCGCAATACCTTGCTGATTGCCAAAGACGAGAAGGTGAATATCCTGATCGTGAGCCTGGCTGCCCTGCTCCACGACGTTGCCGATTCAAAATTCCACGACGGCGATGAAGATGCCGGTCCGAAAAAGGCCGACGCCTTTATGCGCAAAATCGGGGTGCCCCAGGCCATTCGCACGCATGTGGTGCAGATCATCCGGAATATTTCTTTTAAAAACAGCCTGGAGAAAAACAAAAAGCCGTTTACTTCGGACGAGCTCTTTGTGGTCCGCGATGCCGACCGCCTGGATGCCATCGGCGCCATCGGGATTGCTCGTGCCTTTAATTTCGGCGGCTACAAAGGGCGGAAACTCTACGACCCCGAAATCGCCCCCCGGGTGAAAATGAGCAAGGCGGAATACAAAAAATCGGACGGGCCCACCCTGAACCATTTCTACGAAAAACTGTTGTTGCTCAAGGACCGTATGCACACCGATACCGGTAAACGCCTGGCCGAAAAGCGCCATGCCTTTATGCTGGAATACCTGGAGGAATTCTACCGGGAGTGGAACGGCACGGCCTGA
- a CDS encoding lysophospholipid acyltransferase family protein, protein MAKILAYPLSAIYLLVFGIVLVVFHPVQWVCLNLFGYQAHKASVSLLNLCIMRCTHILGTTYRFEYANPMPESGPLIIVTNHQSMYDIPPLIWYLRKYHPKFVSKKELGKGIPSVSYNLRHGGSALIDRKDRRQARAELERLGAYIEKTGRSAVIFPEGTRSRTGEPKPFRTFGLSLLMDQAPSAQILPVTINNSWKLFRYGTFPLGLGARVRFTVHPPMPVAGFTPEKMKELEAKIASKIDPPA, encoded by the coding sequence ATGGCCAAAATCCTCGCATATCCGCTTTCCGCAATCTACCTGCTGGTTTTCGGGATTGTCCTGGTGGTATTCCACCCGGTGCAGTGGGTCTGCCTGAACCTCTTCGGCTACCAGGCCCACAAGGCGAGCGTCAGTTTGCTCAACCTGTGCATCATGCGCTGCACTCATATCCTGGGGACCACCTATCGGTTTGAATACGCCAATCCCATGCCCGAAAGCGGCCCGCTCATTATCGTGACCAACCACCAGAGCATGTACGACATCCCGCCCCTGATCTGGTACCTTCGGAAATACCACCCGAAATTTGTCAGTAAAAAAGAACTCGGAAAAGGGATTCCCAGCGTCTCGTACAACTTGCGGCACGGGGGTTCGGCCCTCATCGATCGCAAGGACCGCCGGCAGGCCCGGGCCGAGCTCGAACGCCTTGGCGCGTATATCGAAAAAACGGGGCGCAGCGCCGTGATATTCCCGGAAGGGACCCGCTCCCGCACCGGGGAGCCGAAACCTTTCCGTACTTTTGGCCTGAGCCTGTTGATGGACCAGGCGCCCTCCGCGCAAATCCTGCCGGTAACCATCAACAATTCCTGGAAGCTGTTCCGGTATGGGACATTTCCGCTCGGCCTCGGGGCCCGGGTCCGGTTTACCGTACACCCGCCCATGCCCGTAGCCGGGTTTACCCCTGAAAAAATGAAAGAACTCGAAGCGAAGATCGCTTCCAAGATCGACCCCCCAGCATGA
- a CDS encoding deoxycytidylate deaminase — MKEKKQEKYDKAYLRMANEWGKLSYCRRKQVGAIIVRERMIISDGYNGTPSGFENFCEDEEGYTKWYVLHAEANAISKVASSTQSCEGATLYITLSPCRECSKLIHQCGIRRVVYQKAYKDDSGLQFLARAGVELVHLPVIDIGVAVNEE, encoded by the coding sequence GTGAAGGAGAAAAAACAGGAGAAATACGACAAGGCATACCTGCGCATGGCGAACGAATGGGGCAAGCTTTCCTACTGCCGGCGCAAACAGGTGGGGGCCATCATCGTCCGGGAACGGATGATCATCTCCGACGGGTACAACGGCACCCCCTCCGGATTTGAGAATTTCTGCGAAGACGAGGAGGGCTATACCAAGTGGTACGTGCTGCACGCCGAGGCCAATGCGATTTCCAAGGTGGCCTCCTCCACGCAGTCCTGCGAAGGGGCAACCCTCTATATTACCCTGTCCCCCTGCAGGGAGTGCAGCAAGCTGATCCACCAGTGCGGAATCCGACGGGTGGTATACCAGAAGGCCTACAAGGACGATTCCGGGTTGCAGTTTTTGGCGCGGGCCGGGGTGGAACTCGTCCATTTGCCGGTTATCGACATCGGGGTGGCCGTAAATGAAGAATGA
- a CDS encoding Gfo/Idh/MocA family protein, translating to MQRRKFLKNTAASTAAFSIVPSFVLGKGHVPPSDTLYVAAFGVGGRGAGVMRGLSETGKVKYVAFCDVDDRRAAPTYEMFPDVKRYKDYRDVYKKHLKDMDAIMVATPDHTHATIALPFMREKKHAYVEKPLTHNIAEARMMTQVAREMGIVTQMGNQGASSNGSREAREWLDSGIIGRIEKVDCWTNRPVWPQGVPVPEGSDPIPKELDWDLWLGPAAMRPYNDRYLPFKWRGWWDFGTGALGDMGCHIMETPFSVLELGYPTEAEASCTTNWVGDFVEADYSESCPSSSIVRLKFDTDQHGQVALNWYDGGLKPDLPDELKDGETIGDNGGGSIFYGTKGIMVCDTYSRNARLLPSDLMDMVSKPAPRLPRVEGGTGGHQRNFVEGCLNGTPTSSDFEKAGKLTESVLMGNLAIRAFQYKNRVTDPDSGRSYFEYPGRKKIMWDGENMRVTNFDKANEWVNGSYREGWDLA from the coding sequence ATGCAAAGAAGAAAATTCCTGAAAAATACGGCTGCCTCTACGGCGGCATTCAGCATTGTCCCGAGTTTCGTACTGGGAAAAGGCCATGTGCCCCCCAGCGACACGCTCTACGTAGCCGCCTTCGGCGTTGGCGGCCGGGGTGCCGGCGTGATGCGCGGCCTGAGCGAAACCGGAAAGGTCAAATACGTCGCCTTCTGCGATGTAGACGACCGGCGGGCTGCCCCTACCTATGAGATGTTCCCGGATGTAAAGCGCTACAAAGACTACCGGGACGTGTACAAGAAGCATTTGAAAGACATGGATGCCATTATGGTAGCGACCCCGGACCACACGCATGCCACCATTGCCTTGCCATTTATGCGGGAGAAAAAACACGCCTATGTGGAGAAGCCCCTGACCCACAACATCGCCGAGGCCCGGATGATGACCCAGGTAGCCCGCGAGATGGGGATTGTTACGCAGATGGGCAACCAGGGGGCTTCCAGCAACGGGAGCCGCGAAGCCAGGGAATGGCTCGATTCCGGGATAATCGGCCGGATTGAAAAAGTGGATTGCTGGACGAACCGTCCTGTCTGGCCCCAGGGGGTCCCGGTGCCGGAAGGAAGCGATCCGATCCCGAAGGAACTGGATTGGGACCTGTGGCTGGGCCCTGCGGCCATGAGGCCGTACAACGACCGCTACCTCCCGTTTAAATGGCGTGGCTGGTGGGACTTCGGCACGGGGGCCCTGGGCGATATGGGCTGTCATATTATGGAAACCCCCTTCAGCGTCCTGGAACTCGGATACCCTACAGAAGCGGAGGCGAGCTGCACCACCAACTGGGTGGGCGACTTTGTGGAAGCGGACTACAGTGAATCCTGTCCCTCCTCTTCCATCGTCCGGTTGAAATTCGACACGGACCAGCACGGGCAGGTAGCCCTGAACTGGTACGACGGCGGGTTGAAGCCCGACCTGCCCGACGAACTGAAAGACGGGGAGACCATTGGCGACAACGGCGGCGGCTCCATTTTCTACGGGACCAAAGGCATCATGGTCTGCGACACGTATTCCCGGAATGCCCGCCTCCTTCCCTCTGACCTTATGGATATGGTCAGCAAGCCGGCTCCCAGGCTGCCCCGTGTGGAAGGCGGTACCGGAGGGCATCAGCGGAATTTTGTGGAAGGCTGCCTGAACGGCACCCCCACCTCTTCGGATTTCGAGAAGGCAGGAAAACTTACGGAATCCGTCCTGATGGGGAACCTGGCCATCCGGGCCTTCCAATACAAAAACCGGGTCACCGACCCGGATAGCGGCCGGTCGTACTTCGAATACCCCGGGCGCAAGAAAATTATGTGGGACGGCGAAAACATGCGGGTCACCAATTTCGACAAGGCAAACGAATGGGTAAACGGCAGTTACCGGGAAGGCTGGGATCTGGCCTAG
- a CDS encoding BrxA/BrxB family bacilliredoxin, giving the protein MYPTELVKPMREDLSTAGFEELFTAEEVEAAIKQPGTVLVVVNSVCGCAAANARPAAKLSLQNGKTPDRLVTVFAGVDREAVDAARSLMVPFPPSSPSMGLFKDGELVHMIERHHIEGRPAEMIAENLTQAYDEFC; this is encoded by the coding sequence ATGTACCCTACAGAACTCGTAAAACCCATGCGGGAAGACCTCTCCACCGCCGGCTTTGAAGAACTTTTCACGGCCGAGGAAGTAGAGGCAGCTATAAAACAACCCGGTACCGTACTGGTAGTCGTCAATTCGGTTTGCGGCTGTGCCGCCGCCAACGCGCGCCCTGCCGCCAAGCTGAGCCTGCAGAACGGCAAGACCCCGGACCGCCTGGTCACTGTATTCGCAGGAGTGGACCGGGAAGCCGTAGATGCCGCCCGCAGCCTGATGGTGCCATTCCCGCCTTCTTCGCCCAGCATGGGCCTCTTCAAGGACGGGGAACTCGTACATATGATCGAACGCCACCATATCGAAGGCCGCCCGGCGGAGATGATCGCCGAGAACCTGACCCAGGCGTACGACGAATTCTGCTGA